Proteins encoded together in one Penicillium digitatum chromosome 1, complete sequence window:
- a CDS encoding RNA polymerase I specific transcription initiation factor, RRN9, whose product MDEKLDQNAHERDTIMREQPLPFQDNSDDDSNKGKNRGRSRLRSNSAQESQHEPIYYVVDRGLDLPPGVERPNLFDGHASSWRNYNADEIGAYNALITHRTRDLAAHLYNAHVVSKRARETARKNPGVVDKAPLRVYKRWAAWPVHAATVPRSNEIIQRRTDALDIFQIEPDPRPSAELEECITAFILKTSKETFQARELNFEEIADNPRDKLDDGDELMDDEIEKKEEEEEEEEPVDARILRPIALLDDDKSLRQLRPLVRNVISQVDRLLYGLHCAMKGRMFEEDSGDEQWSDWDEEDFETLERSRSRSRGRRSARRESQERDLSRRSDSARMSTGPDTEDGNLPEVSQTRAQSRDSSAGPSINHHTKGRLKLRDWSEVLGLASMMGFPTPAVMRASKRCADLFGEDMEFRTLPEGRVKKRSKTGAEEEYAYTESESEIDSVPPSPQPIPPPTPRPNRSRLSVPDLEPTVAEKIPTAKAQISKSKAKIPKSNPKTPSGRRSKAHKTPAIVPPSASPSPAPEELPEPAAGSTTENTEEAMDQEPKTARRGVGKGPHRKVDIICPIRTCARHRSGFSRKWNLNQHMKVAHGIHVAPGNEASIEQDGPVITIE is encoded by the coding sequence ATGGATGAAAAGCTAGACCAAAACGCACATGAGCGTGACACGATAATGCGAGAACAGCCCTTGCCGTTCCAAGATAATTCTGACGACGACAGCAACAAGGGAAAAAATCGTGGCAGAAGTCGCTTACGCTCGAATTCAGCGCAGGAATCTCAACATGAGCCGATTTACTACGTAGTGGACCGAGGTCTTGACCTGCCACCAGGGGTTGAGCGTCCCAATCTGTTTGATGGGCACGCCAGTTCATGGAGAAACTACAACGCCGACGAGATTGGAGCCTATAATGCACTGATAACCCACCGAACCAGAGATCTGGCGGCTCACCTTTATAATGCCCATGTGGTTAGCAAGCGAGCGCGGGAGACTGCCCGGAAGAATCCTGGGGTCGTTGACAAAGCGCCACTTCGTGTGTACAAGCGATGGGCTGCATGGCCTGTTCATGCAGCTACAGTTCCCCGCTCCAATGAGATTATTCAGAGACGAACGGATGCTCTCGATATTTTCCAAATAGAACCTGATCCCCGACCAAGTGCGGAATTGGAAGAATGCATCACGGCGTTCATACTGAAGACGTCCAAGGAGACATTTCAAGCCCGAGAATTGAATTTCGAAGAAATTGCAGATAATCCCCGGGATAAGTTGGACGACGGGGATGAACTGATGGACGATGAAATAGAGAaaaaggaggaagaggaagaagaagaagagcctGTCGATGCAAGAATCCTCCGGCCGATTGCCCTCCTCGACGACGACAAATCTCTTCGTCAACTACGTCCGCTGGTCCGCAATGTGATCTCACAAGTAGACAGGTTGCTATATGGGCTCCATTGCGCCATGAAGGGTCGCATGTTCGAGGAGGACTCTGGTGATGAGCAATGGAGTGATTGGGACGAAGAAGACTTTGAGACTCTCGAGAGAAGCAGAAGTCGATCGCGAGGTCGGAGAAGTGCTCGACGGGAGTCTCAGGAGCGGGATTTATCCCGCCGTTCGGACAGTGCACGCATGTCCACTGGTCCAGATACAGAAGATGGAAACTTACCAGAAGTTTCCCAGACCCGAGCGCAATCTCGCGACTCTTCCGCCGGTCCAAGTATCAATCATCACACCAAGGGCCGACTCAAACTGCGAGACTGGAGTGAAGTCTTGGGACTTGCATCGATGATGGGCTTTCCGACTCCCGCTGTAATGCGTGCATCAAAACGATGCGCCGACCTTTTTGGTGAAGATATGGAATTCCGAACACTGCCAGAAGGCAGGGTAAAAAAGAGGAGCAAGACAGGtgcagaagaagaatatgCCTACACCGAAAGTGAGAGTGAAATCGACTCGGTGCCACCAAGTCCTCAGCCAATTCCCCCGCCAACCCCGCGACCAAATCGCAGCCGGCTCAGCGTACCTGATCTTGAGCCCACGGTCGCAGAGAAGATTCCTACAGCCAAAGCGCAGATATCCAAGTCCAAGGCGAAGATCCCCAAATCCAATCCAAAGACACCAAGCGGGCGACGCTCAAAGGCACACAAGACTCCTGCAATCGTTCCTCCCTCCGCATCCCCATCCCCAGCCCCAGAGGAGCTGCCAGAACCAGCGGCAGGCTCTACTACAGAGAACACCGAAGAAGCCATGGATCAGGAGCCAAAGACGGCTAGACGGGGCGTTGGAAAAGGCCCTCATCGGAAAGTGGATATTATCTGCCCGATTAGGACTTGCGCTCGACATAGGAGCGGGTTTTCGCGAAAATGGAACCTGAACCAACATATGAAAGTGGCTCATGGCATACATGTTGCTCCTGGGAATGAAGCCTCGATTGAACAAGATGGTCCGGTCATCACAATCGAATAG